Within Acidobacteriota bacterium, the genomic segment CAGTAGCAACGCTGGCTTCCTCACTCGACAACCCACCAGCGATGCCTTCCCAGAACCGCTCAAGATGCTCACGACGCCACACCGGCGGGCGCAACGCACGATCAGCCGCACGATGTCTCCTCGTACCCATCCCAACTCCTCACACTCAAGGTGTTGCAACGACCATTTGAATCCACCTACGGCACCGGCCGTCGGTGCCGGGCTTTCACTTGCAGGACAGGAAGCGAACGGTGGTCTCCATCTCTTCGAGCACCTCAGCCAGCGCGTTCACGGTGGCGTCGATGTCCTCGTCTGTGGTGTGGTGGGACAGCGAGAACCGCACAGCACAATGCGCGGATTCGGGCGCTCTGCCCATTGCGATGAGGACGTGGGTGGGGTCGGGGTTGCCGGTCTTGCAGGCGGACCCTGACGAGAGTGCGATGCCGTGCTGATCGAGGGCCACCACCAGGGATTCTCCCCGGAGCCCGGGGAGGGTGAGGTTGAGTGTGTTGGGCAGCCGGTTGTCGCGGTCGCCGTTGAGTGCCGCACCGGGTACCAGCCGGCGGATCTTCTCCTCGAGTCGGTCCCGTAGCTCTGCCAGCCGGTCCCCGCTCGCCACCCGGTCGGGGGCAAGATCCGCGGCTCTACCCATTCCCACGATGGCGGGGACGTTCTCGGTGCCGGCCCGGAGTCCGCGTTCCTGCTTTCCTCCGTGGATGAGCGCCTCGAGTTCGACACCTTTGCGCACGTATAGCGCCCCAACCCCCTTGGGGCCGTGGAACTTGTGGGCCGCGATGCTCAGGAGATCGATGCCGAGGTCGTCGACGTCGACGAGGATCTTTCCCACCGCTTGCACTGCGTCGGTGTGGAAGAGCGCCCCTCTATCGTGGGTGATCCGGCACAGCTCCTTGATGGGCTGGATGGTGCCGACCTCGTTGTTGGCCATCATGATCGACACCAGGATGGTGTCGTCACGCATCGCCATCGCGAGCCGTTTCGGGTCGAGCCGTCCCCATTCGTCGACGTCGAGGTAGGTGATGTCGTACCCGATACGCTCCAGGAAGGCTGCTGCCCCGAGGACTGCGGGGTGCTCGATTGTGGTGGTGATGAGGTGGCGGCCCTTGTCTGTGTATCTGAAGGCGACACCTTTGAGAGCCAGATTGTCGGCCTCGGAGCCGCCGCCGGTGAAGATGATGCTTCGCGGGCGGGCGTTGATCAGCCGCGAGATCTGGCGGCGGGCCTGGACGATCGCTTGCCTGGCGTCTCTACCGGAGCGGTGGATACTCGAAGGGTTGCCGTGGGAGGCCCCAAGGTACGATGCCATTGCTTTGCGCACCTCGTCGTCGATCTCGGTGGTGGCGTTGTTGTCGAGGTAGATGCGTCGTTTCGCGGGACGAGGCTGTGCGAGCGGCCGGGTGGTGTCGGCGACGTGGGCCCGGGCGGTGCGCCGCGTGGCCTCGGTACCTTCTTCTAGCTTCATGACTTCGCACAGGAGCGCCTTGTATACGGGGAATCCGGAGATCTCGTCGTAGTTGTCGAGGTCGGTGAGGATGTTGACGTTCCACTCCTGCCAGGGCTCCGGGCCCACTGCGGTTCCCCCACCCATGTTCGCTTCGATGGCGCCCTTGACGATCCCGTCTGTGACTCTGGCGCGGAACGGTACTGCGCCGCGTTTCGTGGAAACCTCGACGAGGTCACCGGTGTTGATTCCGCGCTCCGCGGCATCCTCCAGGTTGATTTCCACAATCGGTTCGGGGCTGTCTTTGACGAGGTCGCCGACCCCGTGGTGCTGCGAACGGAAGTCAGTCTGAGGTCGCGCCCCCGAGTTGAAGACGAGGGGGTAGTCCTCGGCCACATCGGGAGCGGCGATGGGTCCCTCGGTCGGCTCGGTGTACTTGGGGAGGGGCTCGTAGCCGTAGTCCTCGAGGATGGTGGACCAGATCTCGAACTTGCCTGTCGGGGTGTCGAACCCTGGGGTGCCGTCGTGGCGCAGTCCGCCCTTCTGCCATTTCTTGTACTCCATCATCGGCGTTGGGAGCTTCACCCAGCCACCCGCCTCTCTCACGTCCTCCACTGTGAACCCGGATCCGTCGAGCGCTCGGCGAATCATCTCGTCCTCAGTCTGCGGGAACAGGTGCCCATGGCCGAGTCTGCGAGCAAGCTCAGCCATGATCAGGTAGTCGTTGCGAGCCTCCCCAACTGGTTCGATGACCTTGTCCCGCAGTCGGAATATGGGACCGTACGTCATGTAGGAGTCGATCTCGAACATGGTGGTTGCCGGCAGCACCACGTCGGCGTAGCGGGCGTCTGCGGTAAGGTTGCGGTCGATGCACACCACGAAGTCCAGCTTGGAGAGTGTCTCCTCCCAGATCGGTGTCTGGGGCCATGAGGTGAGGATGGAGGCGCCGTGGATGATTAGTGCTCGAATCGCGTAGGGATCCTCGTGCAGCACAGCGTCGACCAAGCTCGATGCGTGGCCCTCGCCCCGGTACTTGGAGTAGAGCGGGAACTTGTCGAAACCCACCGCCCGACCGATGTCGGGATTGGGCTGATTGCATGACCGGTTGATCGGAAAGTGCGTGTCGAGCATTGCGAGCCCGATGCCACCGGGCACGTCGAGTTGGCCAGCGAGGGCAAACAACGAATACACGGCTCGGATCGCCTGAATGCCGCTGTTGGAGTACTCGAGGCCGCTGTACATCAGCGGACATGCGCCGGTGGCTCCTGCGAGGCGCCGGGCGAGGTCCCGAATGGTGTCCGCAGGCACGCCCGTGATGGTTTCGGTCACTTCCGGGGAGAAGTGTTGGACGTAGCTGCGCAGTTCCTCGAAGCCGTGGCACCAGTTGTCTGCGAAGTCCTCGTCGTAGAGGTCCTCGTCAATCAGCACTCCGATCATGGAGAGGGCCAGGGCCGCGTCGGTCCCTGGGCGGATCGGAACCCATTGGGCGTTGCCGAGTTCGACCGTTTCGGTGCGGCGAGGGTCGATCACCACGATGTCGGCCCCGCGAGCCGTTGCCGCTTCGAGCCGATGCATGTCGAGGGGCGGGGAGTCGGTGGCCGGGTTGGTGCCCCAGACAAAGAGCATCTCAGCGTTCTCGATGTCGCTGAACATGTCGATGAGCATCCGGCCCATCGTCACGTGAGGGGCGATGATGGCAAACGAGACGTAACACAGCGCGCCAACCCCCATCGTGTTGGGCGAGCCGAAGGGAAACAGCACGTTTGATGCCGACGAGACCGGAGCCTCCCTGGGCTGGTACATGTCGCACAGCGACAGCTCGAACGCCCCCCGGCCCGTGTAGACGGCGGTCGCCTCCGCACCAGACTCCGTCTTGATCCGCTCGAGATTCTCGACGATCAGATCGTAGGCCTCATCCCACGAGATCTGCTCGAACTCGTGGGTTCCCTTGGGACCCACCCGTTTCATCGGATAGCGGAGCCTGTCCTTGCTGTACACGATGTCCCTGGCGTGTGCCCCCCGTCGGCACAACATGCCGAGCGGGTGGCCATCATCGGGTGCAATCGTTTCCAGCCTGCCGTCGCGAACGCCGACCTTCACCCAGCATCCGGCAGGACAGATACCACAGATACCGCTACTGATGTCTAAAACTGGCTCCGTCACTTCTTTCGGAATGACCATGACTCATGCTCCGTGTAGCTCCGGCCCCCAGCCACGATAGCTCTGCGTGACCGTCCGCTTTCGTCCTCGTCAACAGGTGTCACGCCTGACCAGAACAAGTGTTGAGGCGTTGATGTCGCTCGAATCGTGTGTTCCCTGCCCGAGGCGCTAACCGGTTGGTGTCCATGTGACCTGTGCCCCGATGTTGAATCGAGTCACCTCAGACCAGAGAGCAACGGTTCCGAGGATCTCAGCGATCGCCTCGTCGTCGTACCCGTGACGGTGCAAGCCGGCAGTGTGGGCGTTTAGGCAGAAGTCGCATGCGTTGATGGCCGCCACTGTGAAGGCGATGACTTCCTTGGTCTTGGCGTCGACCTTGCGGGGTTCGAGCACCTTGGCCATATGGTCGTTGATCGACTCCAAGTAGGTCGGGTCGTTGGCGAATGCCTTGTAGATGTCGGGCAGGAAGCCACCGTAGCGAGCCTTGATCTTCTTGTATGTCTGCTGTACACGCTCGCTGGCTTCCTCTTCCTCGATGAGATCTAAGGTCGGCATCCGGCTTCTCTTCTTCTGGTGGTCATAGCTTCTCTTCTTCTGGTGGTCATACCCGTCACATCAACTCCGAGTTGAACGTCCCCATCCTGGAACAATCTGAGAGTCGTATTTGGCGTGCTCTTCTCCGAATGAGAACTCAGGTGTCTGCTTGAATATTCCGAATCGCCCTGGGTTTTGTTGAGGCAGCTAAGAAGCTTGGCATCACCCATTGACTACGAAACTGACTACGAAACAGAACATGCCAAATTAGAATCAGGAACGGCCGAAGCCGCATAGTTGAACCTTCCACGATCTGGGGGGAAGCTCAGTGGGCAGGCCGCCAAAACTGGTACGGGAGGTCACCTGCCGTGTCTCAAGGTGACGGTGGAGATCGCCGAGGTGCGAGGCCTTACCCCAGGCGAGGACGCCGTTTCGCCTTCGCGCTTTCCGGAATGGACCGAACCTGAGCAGTTCGCCGAGTTCGCAGCAGAAGTTCGTGAGCGAACCGGGGGGATCCCGATCGGGTTCAAGCTGTCAGCACAACACGTCGAAGACGACCTCGAGGCTGCGCTCGAGGTGGGTGTCGACTATGTGATTCTTGATGGGCGTGGGGGAGCGACCGGTGCGGCGCCACTGTTGTTCCGTGACAACATATCGGTTCCGACGATCCCGGCGTTGGCGAGGGCACGGCGGTTCCTCGACGAACACGCACCCGATGTCACCCTTGTCATCACCGGCGGGCTGCGCACACCTGCTGACTTTGTGAAGGCAATGGCGCTTGGAGCTGATGCGATAGCCCTAGCAAACGCCCCGCTTCAGGCGATCGGCTGCCTGGGCATGCGGGCGTGTAACACGAATAACTGCCCTGTCGGCATCGCCACCCAAAAGGAGCACCTCCGTGCGCGTCTTCCTGTTGACGAAGCGGCGCACCGGCTGGCGCGGTATTTCGGGGCTGCTGTCGAACTCATGCAGGTACTAGCGAGGGCATGTGGTCACTCCAGTCTGAGCGATCTGACTGTTGACGACTTGACGACTTGGAAACCAGAGATGGCCGCGTTGTCCGGCGTGTCATTCGGCGGAGTTGCAGCGGTCCGCTAGCCCTACCGAAACTGCGTGTCTTCTGGCGGCGCCCAGTCCTGGCTAATCGTTCCGGCTTGTGGGTACCCGGGTTCGTAGTCGTAGATGTTCATACCGTCATTGCCTTTCTTGATCAACAGCCACAGGACGTAGAACCCACCAAACGGGACGAGCGCAATCAACAAGAACCACCCCGAATGGTTCGTGTCATGCAGTCGGCGGACGGCGGCGGAAAGCCCTGGCAGGAAAGTTGCCAGTCCGAAAATCAACGATAAAGTGGCTAACCCGCTAGCGCCCGCAGTGGATAGGAATACCGAAACCACCGACGTGAAAAGGGCGAACCACCAGTACTCGGGTTGCGTTGCGCGGCCTGAGAACGTCGCGTACTTCGAAAAGCAGGTGGCGATGGATTCGGTGAATGTCACTGTCTCTCCCGGTTCAGTTGCATGTGCAATACTGGGTCTTCGAGTGCAACGTTAGCCGAGTGCTCTTCTGGAGGCCTCTCCGGAGGTGGTGAGGATCGCACGCGAGAAATCGGCCGTACCGGAGGCAGTGGTGGCCGATTTTTCGCTGGATTGACTCGTGTTGGCTTGGTTATTTGCTGATGTCGGCGCACAGGTCAGGGCGGCCGGCGAACCGATCGTTTTTGAGTTCAGTGATGTGGGCTGACGCCAGATCGAGGTTGAAAGTTAGGTACATGCGGAGCTCCTTTCTGGAAGTCTCTGTTGGTGCTGTCAGTTGTCTTGGCCGAGGAATCGGCGAAGCAGCGAACCTGCGTCTCCAACATTGGTTGATCTGAGTTGGTAGTAGTTGTCGTCGTCCGTAACGACAACTCTGATGAGTCCGGCTCGCCGGAGCGCACCAATGTGGTGGTGAGCTGTCGACTTGGCGAGGCCGGTGTGGTCGGTGAGTTCTCGGAGTGTGGTGTTGCCCTGTGAGATGAGCTTGAGCATCGACAGCCGTCTTTCGTCTCCCAGCGCCTTGAACAGGTCCACCAAGTACGCCGGCGGTGCTTCGGGGTCCGCGTTGAGAACTTCGTCGGTCACCGAGTAGCAAACAATTCGGGTGCCTTCGTGTTCGCACAGCAGAGCCCATGGTCTGATCGCAATGGAGGGGATCAGCAGAATTCCGGCGACCTGTGGACCAATCTCGAGAGCGACGCCGCCTGTCGCTTCCTCTACGAGATCAGCAGGGGACATTCGCCTTGCCATCGCTCGCTTTTCCTCGGCGGACCGTTCGAGTATCGCCATGCGGTCCGCAAGCTCCGGTTCGATTTCTGTCTCAAACTTTGTCAGAATCGAAATGAGCTTGTCGCCGAACTCCGCGGGGGAGGTGCTGGGCAAGGCGGTGGCGTTTTTTGCTGTGTGCTCGGAGTTCGTTCTACATTCCAGGATATGTTCGAGCGCTTTCTCGTCGAGTCGGCGGATCAGGTCGGAGACGGTCTTGACGCCCGGTTCCGTTGCGATTCCGATGAGGCTCGGCCAGACTTGCTCATTGTCGCCGAGGGCTTGCAGCATGCCGAGAATCTCTGCGCCGGCGTGTTCCATTAGGTCGAACGTAACCGTGTCGGCGTAGTCGGCGCGGCTACCGTGGCTCCACACAAACAAGTGCGTCAGAGCCTCGTAAACAGGCCGCGCTTCAACGGTGATAGAGAACGCCGGCGCCGACGCTGTGAAGTCGTGAATTTTGGTGTCTGACTGTGCCATGTGATGGAAACCGTATCGTTCGATCTATATCGAACTATACGACATCGACGGACAAACGTCAAGAAGAACGACAGTAGCCGAACGGCACGATCGGAGGGGGTTGGGGGAGGTTATTCGGCGGGGGTTGGGGGGCGTGTTGGTTTGTACGCTTGTGCGATCCACGTCGCTAGGAACATTGCCCGGTTCACTTCGATATCGTCGTGTTGTACGGCGGCGGCGGCGAGTGACAGGTTCCTGTTCTCCGCCATAGCTGATGGAAGGTCAGACGAGGCCGTCTTCCACGCCCCTGGAGTGCGCGCTTCGTCCCAGTCGAGATATCGGAAAAAGCTCGCAAATATCACGGCCCGATTGATGACATCGCTCCATATGGTTGTCGGCAGGCTCGAGAAGAGATCTATCCCGTATGACTCGCCGTTCTCCATTGCGAGATCGACGAAAACTGCGGCGTAGAGGTCATTGGAACCATCCGTGCACACCGCAAACGCCTCCCACGCCTGCTCGATGGCGCCGTCGGGGGGAGTCGTGAGATACACCCGGTTGTCGATAGGGAGCAACTCGATGGC encodes:
- a CDS encoding carboxymuconolactone decarboxylase family protein, with the protein product MPTLDLIEEEEASERVQQTYKKIKARYGGFLPDIYKAFANDPTYLESINDHMAKVLEPRKVDAKTKEVIAFTVAAINACDFCLNAHTAGLHRHGYDDEAIAEILGTVALWSEVTRFNIGAQVTWTPTG
- a CDS encoding IscS subfamily cysteine desulfurase — its product is MVIPKEVTEPVLDISSGICGICPAGCWVKVGVRDGRLETIAPDDGHPLGMLCRRGAHARDIVYSKDRLRYPMKRVGPKGTHEFEQISWDEAYDLIVENLERIKTESGAEATAVYTGRGAFELSLCDMYQPREAPVSSASNVLFPFGSPNTMGVGALCYVSFAIIAPHVTMGRMLIDMFSDIENAEMLFVWGTNPATDSPPLDMHRLEAATARGADIVVIDPRRTETVELGNAQWVPIRPGTDAALALSMIGVLIDEDLYDEDFADNWCHGFEELRSYVQHFSPEVTETITGVPADTIRDLARRLAGATGACPLMYSGLEYSNSGIQAIRAVYSLFALAGQLDVPGGIGLAMLDTHFPINRSCNQPNPDIGRAVGFDKFPLYSKYRGEGHASSLVDAVLHEDPYAIRALIIHGASILTSWPQTPIWEETLSKLDFVVCIDRNLTADARYADVVLPATTMFEIDSYMTYGPIFRLRDKVIEPVGEARNDYLIMAELARRLGHGHLFPQTEDEMIRRALDGSGFTVEDVREAGGWVKLPTPMMEYKKWQKGGLRHDGTPGFDTPTGKFEIWSTILEDYGYEPLPKYTEPTEGPIAAPDVAEDYPLVFNSGARPQTDFRSQHHGVGDLVKDSPEPIVEINLEDAAERGINTGDLVEVSTKRGAVPFRARVTDGIVKGAIEANMGGGTAVGPEPWQEWNVNILTDLDNYDEISGFPVYKALLCEVMKLEEGTEATRRTARAHVADTTRPLAQPRPAKRRIYLDNNATTEIDDEVRKAMASYLGASHGNPSSIHRSGRDARQAIVQARRQISRLINARPRSIIFTGGGSEADNLALKGVAFRYTDKGRHLITTTIEHPAVLGAAAFLERIGYDITYLDVDEWGRLDPKRLAMAMRDDTILVSIMMANNEVGTIQPIKELCRITHDRGALFHTDAVQAVGKILVDVDDLGIDLLSIAAHKFHGPKGVGALYVRKGVELEALIHGGKQERGLRAGTENVPAIVGMGRAADLAPDRVASGDRLAELRDRLEEKIRRLVPGAALNGDRDNRLPNTLNLTLPGLRGESLVVALDQHGIALSSGSACKTGNPDPTHVLIAMGRAPESAHCAVRFSLSHHTTDEDIDATVNALAEVLEEMETTVRFLSCK
- a CDS encoding FMN-binding glutamate synthase family protein; amino-acid sequence: MNLPRSGGKLSGQAAKTGTGGHLPCLKVTVEIAEVRGLTPGEDAVSPSRFPEWTEPEQFAEFAAEVRERTGGIPIGFKLSAQHVEDDLEAALEVGVDYVILDGRGGATGAAPLLFRDNISVPTIPALARARRFLDEHAPDVTLVITGGLRTPADFVKAMALGADAIALANAPLQAIGCLGMRACNTNNCPVGIATQKEHLRARLPVDEAAHRLARYFGAAVELMQVLARACGHSSLSDLTVDDLTTWKPEMAALSGVSFGGVAAVR
- a CDS encoding DUF805 domain-containing protein; amino-acid sequence: MTFTESIATCFSKYATFSGRATQPEYWWFALFTSVVSVFLSTAGASGLATLSLIFGLATFLPGLSAAVRRLHDTNHSGWFLLIALVPFGGFYVLWLLIKKGNDGMNIYDYEPGYPQAGTISQDWAPPEDTQFR
- a CDS encoding winged helix-turn-helix transcriptional regulator, whose protein sequence is MAQSDTKIHDFTASAPAFSITVEARPVYEALTHLFVWSHGSRADYADTVTFDLMEHAGAEILGMLQALGDNEQVWPSLIGIATEPGVKTVSDLIRRLDEKALEHILECRTNSEHTAKNATALPSTSPAEFGDKLISILTKFETEIEPELADRMAILERSAEEKRAMARRMSPADLVEEATGGVALEIGPQVAGILLIPSIAIRPWALLCEHEGTRIVCYSVTDEVLNADPEAPPAYLVDLFKALGDERRLSMLKLISQGNTTLRELTDHTGLAKSTAHHHIGALRRAGLIRVVVTDDDNYYQLRSTNVGDAGSLLRRFLGQDN